From the Prunus dulcis chromosome 4, ALMONDv2, whole genome shotgun sequence genome, one window contains:
- the LOC117624083 gene encoding probable receptor-like protein kinase At1g30570, with amino-acid sequence MGLLGRDIFGLIFLVIVFAFTRTGEAQSRSFLINCGTNSSITLSGRKWVGDLATNNNLTLSSSGIAASTSTLSDDSTYGPLYKTARVFTNGFNYTFQGIKGNYFVRLHFSPFSFDNYNVNESSFGVVANGLKLLSEFSVHGEISDKNAYLQSSGSNSSSSLIKEYILAINLDLLVIEFIPAKGSFGCINAIEIVPVVDTLFAGPVSKVGGNGANQNISWQGIETMYRLNVGGSEINPSQDSDLWRTWEVDSSYMITANAGFEIKNSSNITYSSVNDSSVAPLLVYESARTMSNTEVLEKKFNMSWKFGVDPDFDYLIRLHFCELVYDMENQRIFRIYINNRTAADNFNVFVRAGGKNKGYHQDFFDVVSPKVDTLWIQLGPDTAAGAAGTDALLSGLEIFKLSRNGNLAYVEKYGRGVSSPRRRSSKTQLLWVGVGAGIASVAILATLLFCFCNRWRQKSSETKNNPAGWRPLFLNGSIVNSTANAKGAAGSQNPYGSVASIRVGKRFMLAEIRAATNNFDESLVIGLGGFGKVYKGEIDDGTLVAIKRANPQSQQGLAEFETEIEMLSKLRHRHLVSLIGFCEEQNEMILVYEYMANGTLRSHLFGSDLPPLTWKLRVEACIGAARGLHYLHTGAERGIIHRDVKTTNILLDENFVAKMSDFGLSKTGPALDHTHVSTAVKGSFGYLDPEYFRRQQLTEKSDVYSFGVVLFEVVCARAVINPTLPKDQINLAEWAMKWQRQRELETILDPRLEGSYCPESLKKFGEIAEKCLADEGKSRPTLGEVLWHLEYVLQLHEAWMRTNAGDNSFTSSQAFGALVEGEAEEGEGPPSLDEETGCSRKSTTRGSNESTEDGAEMHGH; translated from the coding sequence ATGGGTCTCCTCGGCAGGGATATATTTGGGCTGATTTTTCTGGTGATAGTCTTTGCATTTACAAGGACTGGAGAAGCTCAATCAAGATCCTTTCTGATAAACTGTGGCACAAATTCCAGTATCACTCTGAGTGGGAGGAAATGGGTTGGTGACTTAGCCACTAACAATAACCTCACTCTGAGTTCCTCAGGCATTGCTGCATCCACTTCTACCTTAAGTGATGATTCAACTTACGGGCCACTCTACAAAACAGCCAGAGTGTTCACCAATGGCTTCAACTACACATTTCAAGGTATTAAGGGGAACTATTTTGTCAGGCTCCATTTCTCTCCCTTCTCCTTTGATAATTACAATGTAAATGAGTCTTCATTTGGAGTTGTGGCAAATGGTCTAAAACTGTTGTCAGAATTCAGTGTTCATGGTGAGATATCAGACAAGAATGCATACTTGCAGAGTTCAGGAAGcaattcatcttcttcattgatTAAGGAGTACATTTTGGCCATCAACTTGGATTTACTTGTCATTGAGTTCATCCCAGCTAAGGGATCATTTGGATGTATAAATGCAATCGAAATTGTTCCGGTAGTAGATACACTCTTTGCAGGACCAGTTAGTAAAGTGGGTGGAAATGGTGCAAATCAAAACATAAGTTGGCAAGGGATTGAAACTATGTATAGGTTGAACGTTGGGGGTTCTGAAATTAATCCCAGTCAGGATTCAGATCTTTGGAGAACATGGGAAGTGGATTCTAGCTACATGATCACAGCAAATGCCGGGTTCGAAATAAAAAACAGTTCCAATATTACGTATTCGTCTGTGAATGATTCCTCGGTGGCTCCTCTTCTTGTGTATGAAAGTGCAAGAACTATGTCCAACACTGAAGTCTTGGAGAAAAAGTTCAACATGTCGTGGAAATTTGGAGTGGATCCTGATTTCGATTATTTAATTCGACTGCATTTCTGTGAGCTAGTTTATGACATGGAAAACCAGAGGATTTTCAGAATCTACATTAACAATAGGACTGCAGCAGATAATTTCAATGTTTTTGTCCGGGCAGGGGGGAAGAATAAAGGGTATCATCAGGATTTTTTTGATGTGGTGTCTCCGAAAGTGGACACACTATGGATTCAATTGGGTCCTGACACTGCAGCTGGGGCTGCCGGAACTGATGCTCTCTTGAGCGGCTTGGAGATTTTCAAGCTCAGTAGAAATGGGAATCTTGCTTATGTGGAGAAGTATGGTAGAGGTGTATCTTCACCTCGAAGACGGAGTTCAAAAACTCAACTTCTTTGGGTGGGAGTTGGAGCAGGTATAGCTTCTGTTGCCATTCTTGCTACTCTCCTTTTCTGTTTCTGCAATAGATGGAGACAAAAATCAAGTGAAACCAAAAACAATCCTGCTGGGTGGAGGCCATTGTTCCTTAATGGCTCCATTGTAAACAGCACTGCCAATGCCAAGGGAGCAGCCGGAAGTCAGAATCCATATGGTTCTGTGGCCTCTATTAGAGTTGGCAAGCGGTTCATGTTAGCAGAGATTCGTGCAGCAACCAATAATTTTGATGAAAGTTTAGTGATTGGACtaggaggctttggtaaggtATACAAAGGGGAGATTGATGATGGCACTCTCGTAGCAATCAAGCGAGCCAACCCCCAATCTCAGCAAGGCCTGGCTGAGTTTGAGACAGAGATTGAGATGCTTTCAAAGCTCAGGCATAGGCATTTGGTCTCTTTGATTGGATTCTGTGAAGAACAAAATGAGATGATTTTGGTTTACGAGTACATGGCAAATGGGACTCTTAGAAGCCATCTTTTTGGGAGTGATCTCCCACCGCTGACTTGGAAGCTACGAGTAGAAGCATGCATTGGGGCAGCGCGAGGACTCCATTACCTTCACACTGGAGCAGAGAGGGGGATCATCCACAGGGATGTTAAGACAACCAACATACTGCTAGATGAAAACTTTGTAGCAAAAATGTCTGACTTTGGGTTGTCTAAAACTGGTCCTGCTTTGGACCATACCCATGTCAGCACTGCAGTTAAGGGAAGCTTTGGATATCTTGACCCCGAATATTTTCGACGACAGCAGTTGACAGAGAAATCCGATGTCTACTCTTTTGGGGTAGTGCTGTTTGAAGTTGTTTGTGCTCGGGCTGTTATAAACCCAACCTTGCCAAAAGATCAGATCAACCTTGCAGAATGGGCAATGAAATGGCAACGACAGAGGGAACTTGAAACCATCCTTGACCCTCGTCTTGAAGGAAGCTATTGTCCGGAGTCATTGAAGAAGTTTGGGGAGATAGCAGAAAAATGTCTTGCCGACGAAGGGAAAAGCCGGCCAACATTGGGGGAAGTTTTGTGGCACTTGGAGTATGTCTTGCAGCTCCATGAAGCTTGGATGCGTACCAATGCTGGAGACAATTCTTTTACAAGTAGTCAGGCTTTTGGGGCTTTAGTTGAGGGAGAAGCAGAAGAGGGAGAAGGACCTCCGAGTTTAGATGAAGAGACTGGTTGCAGCAGAAAGTCTACTACAAGAGGATCAAATGAATCTACAGAAGATGGAGCTGAGATGCATGGCCATTGA
- the LOC117624084 gene encoding GDP-L-galactose phosphorylase 1-like — protein MVTVEQLQDDNFLSQCPPPLSLQGIRIPLYRFGSNSVLDNGSVGGISCLIEEEQSVLDSILLAQWEDRMWKGLFRYDVTTSEIKVIGGRRKFIAQFNEGWSRDCMPKLGKNKIRHQKDVFEFSWMERQEELLFCVASGEKLNPELVLSAAVPDCGLLITINSSPVEYGHVFLVPHSSYILHQFLDARSLELVLHVAVEVNNCSFRLFYDYSPSASHIYFQACYLQIPLPVEFMPLDTFFGDGQEGMRISSVTDYPIKTLVFESNHLNMMVEILAEICSCLQEKLIPYNLLISDHGKRIFLFFQLQTSKNFCTLSAWECGGYFVVKARSEFDQATEQALLKQLTTVSLDDEGFQGVKRLCCTIASKFAS, from the exons ATGGTTACAGTGGAGCAGCTTCAAGACGACAACTTTTTGTCTCAGTGCCCTCCTCCACTGTCGTTGCAAG GTATAAGAATCCCTTTATACCGCTTTGGTAGCAATTCTGTATTGGATAATGGTTCTGTTGGAGGCATTTCATGCTTAATTGAAGAAGAACAGAGTGTGCTAGATTCTATTCTTCTAGCGCAG TGGGAAGATCGAATGTGGAAAGGTCTATTCAGATATGATGTGACAACCTCTGAAATTAAG GTCATTGGTGGCAGGAGAAAGTTTATTGCTCAGTTTAATGAAGGATGGAGTAGGGATTGTATGCCAAAGCTGGGAAAGAACAAAATCCGCCACCAAAAAGATGTGTTTGAGTTTAGTTGGATGGAACGCCAGGAGGAGTTACTTTTTTGTGTTGCAAGTGGTGAAAAGTTAAACCCTGAGCTTGTTCTTTCAGCTGCCGTGCCTGATTGTGGCTTATTGATTACTATCAAC tCATCCCCTGTGGAATATGGCCATGTCTTCCTGGTACCACATAGCTCTTACATTCTTCACCAGTTCCTAGATGCAAGATCCTTGGAACTAGTTCTGCATGTTGCTGTTGAAGTAAATAATTGCTCTTTTCGCCTATTCTATGACTATTCACCTAGTGCTTCTCATATATATTTCCAG GCCTGCTACCTTCAAATCCCTTTACCTGTTGAATTCATGCCCTTGGATACTTTTTTTGGCGATGGGCAAGAGGGGATGCGTATCTCTTCTGTTACAGATTACCCCATTAAGACTCTCGTTTTCGAGAGCAACCACTTGAATATGATGGTGGAGATTCTTGCTGAGATATGTTCGTGTTTACAGGAAAAGCTCATTCCATATAATCTGCTGATATCTGATCATGGcaaaagaatatttttattttttcag CTACAGACATCAAAAAACTTTTGTACCCTTTCAGCTTGGGAATGTGGGGGTTACTTCGTGGTTAAGGCAAGGTCGGAATTTGATCAAGCTACTGAGCAGGCTCTGCTAAAACAGCTAACTACCGTCTCCCTTGATGATGAAGGTTTCCAAGGGGTGAAGCGGCTCTGTTGCACCATTGCCAGCAAGTTCGCTTCTTGA